Proteins encoded together in one Peribacillus asahii window:
- a CDS encoding spore coat protein, which yields MQNQQGQMHQNMHTGSVPQQMNHGGHEVFDVHEVLTGTLGTLSQYMILRQYVKDQELMSILDRQYQFIQDEYNLLVECFKTGQDPSKRTESYNMTQDNDFIYGLTPTQPKKPMQSVSEITDECVSGLMLGAVKSMASMKTMAACEVTNPVVRRVIAASVPNCIEMAYEISIYQNKHHYYQVPQLAQQDMQQLLNAFETAQGMPQMPNNQKLQ from the coding sequence ATGCAAAACCAACAAGGACAAATGCACCAAAATATGCACACAGGCTCTGTACCGCAGCAAATGAATCACGGGGGTCACGAAGTATTCGATGTACATGAGGTGTTAACAGGAACACTTGGTACTTTGAGCCAATATATGATATTGCGCCAATATGTAAAAGATCAAGAATTAATGAGTATTCTTGATCGTCAATATCAATTTATCCAAGATGAATACAATCTGCTAGTAGAATGTTTTAAAACAGGTCAAGATCCTTCTAAGCGAACAGAAAGCTATAATATGACACAGGATAATGACTTTATCTATGGTTTAACACCAACTCAACCGAAAAAGCCGATGCAGTCTGTATCAGAAATTACGGATGAATGTGTGTCTGGATTAATGCTTGGTGCTGTGAAGTCCATGGCTTCCATGAAGACGATGGCAGCTTGTGAAGTAACAAATCCAGTTGTGCGCAGAGTGATAGCTGCTAGTGTTCCAAATTGTATCGAAATGGCTTATGAAATTTCGATTTATCAAAATAAGCATCATTATTATCAAGTACCACAACTTGCACAGCAAGATATGCAGCAACTTCTAAATGCGTTTGAAACTGCTCAAGGCATGCCGCAAATGCCGAATAATCAGAAGCTTCAATAA
- a CDS encoding collagen-like protein → MGKDKDKHKKCKKCDHDKCKCKDKKCKDCGHSKCECKAKQSQHVDQIVKVTVNTATGATGNTGPTGNTGPTGNTGPTGNTGPTGNTGPTGNTGPTGNTGPTGNTGPTGNTGPTGNTGPTGNTGPTGNTGPTGNTGPTGNTGPTGNTGPTGNTGPTGNTGPTGNTGPTGNTGPTGNTGNTGATGAAVSGFAFIYDTTQQSVPAAGAVTFNTNFPGNTPGFVTHVPGTAPITINQAGTYLITWEVFPQQGTSAFALSSNLTGQIAGSNYGSGSGDQSYPGQVITTLAAGEILTLINIDGGTTLNNQPSGSGPAVVSASIVIQRLA, encoded by the coding sequence TTGGGTAAAGACAAAGATAAACATAAAAAGTGTAAAAAATGCGATCATGATAAATGCAAATGTAAAGATAAAAAATGTAAAGATTGTGGACATAGCAAATGTGAATGTAAAGCTAAGCAAAGTCAACATGTTGATCAAATAGTCAAAGTGACTGTAAATACTGCCACTGGTGCTACTGGTAACACCGGTCCTACTGGTAACACTGGTCCTACTGGTAACACTGGCCCTACTGGTAACACTGGTCCTACTGGTAACACTGGCCCTACTGGTAACACTGGCCCTACTGGTAACACTGGTCCTACTGGTAACACTGGTCCTACTGGTAACACTGGCCCTACTGGTAACACTGGCCCTACCGGTAACACTGGTCCTACTGGTAACACTGGTCCTACTGGTAACACTGGTCCTACTGGTAACACTGGTCCTACTGGTAACACTGGCCCTACCGGTAACACTGGTCCTACTGGTAACACTGGTCCTACTGGTAACACTGGTCCTACTGGTAACACTGGTCCTACTGGTAACACTGGTAACACTGGCGCTACGGGTGCAGCAGTTTCTGGATTTGCCTTCATTTACGATACAACCCAACAATCTGTACCTGCAGCTGGAGCAGTTACTTTTAATACAAACTTCCCTGGCAATACACCTGGATTTGTTACACATGTACCAGGAACAGCTCCTATTACAATTAACCAAGCTGGAACCTATCTCATTACCTGGGAGGTATTCCCTCAACAAGGAACTTCCGCATTCGCATTATCCTCCAATCTAACTGGCCAAATTGCAGGTTCGAATTATGGTTCCGGTTCAGGCGACCAATCATATCCAGGACAAGTGATTACAACTTTAGCGGCAGGAGAAATACTCACTTTAATTAACATCGATGGCGGAACTACTTTAAATAATCAGCCGTCTGGTTCTGGTCCTGCTGTTGTAAGTGCCTCTATTGTCATTCAAAGACTCGCATAA